ATAAAATTCCAGAAATTATTGAAATGAATGGCCAAAAAGTCATGTACCGGCGAATTTCTGGAGAGGATTTTATTAAAGAAGCGAAAGAAAAGTTGAAAGAGGAAATGAAAGAATATCTCGAAGCACAAAACGCAGAACAAGCGATTGAAGAGTTAGCGGATTTATTAGAAATCATTTATTGTCTCGCTGAACGGCACGGGTACTCAAAAGCCGAATTAGAAAGTATTCGCTCAGATAAATCAGAAAGGCGGGGGGCTTTCCATGAAGGCTGGTTTCTAGAAACAGTTGGAGATGATGAATGGTGACAGTCACAGCTCAAAAGCTGTAGTAAGCTTACCTCTCGAAAAAAGAATAGGTGGTCGTCACCTACTCTTTAGACCTGTTACTTTATCTTTACCTCTAATGTCTATGAAACGATGTTAACGATCCAATCGATACTATAGTAACTAGCCACTGTTATGCCGATTGTCCACACGCCTAACCCAACTCCCATCCATATGGTCGTATGCCTTTTGTTTGCTTTGAGCGTTAGTGCAATAATCGTTGCTAAATGAATGCCTGTCACTAGCGGTCCTAAAAAAGCAAGACCAGGTAGTCCATATGAATAGAAAATAGACTTAGCTCGTTGTTGTCGTCGTGATCTTTTCTCTTCTTTAAGGCGACGTTCTTCTTGTTTCTTCGCAGAAAGCCCCTCCATATGCCTATTACGTTTCTTATTTTGGCGTTTTTGCTGCCACTGTTGATAAATACGTGCTCTTTTAATAAAGCTTAACGTATATACGATTAAAATAATCGGAAGAAAGTTCCCTAAATAAGACACGATGCCGACCATTAGCGGATGAAGTCCCATGCCGATCCCGATTGGAATGACGATTAATACTTCAAGCCATGGGGTGGCGGCCATAATGAAAATGAGTATATATTGCCAAAGTAGTTCTATCATGATGTTACTCCCTTCTCATCAATCACATAAAGCCAGCGATGAAGTGTTTCCAAGATGACTGTCTTTTTCGATCGCATGTCTCCTTATCATAATAAGACATTTGCGTAGCCAGCCCATCGAGAAGGCAATAAAAAGCATCGAGCCTTTCACGTACAGTAGTGTGGTGCACGTTCTTATTGTGCAATGTTTGAAAAAGGGGGGCAAGCAACTTATCACATTCTTTTTCAAATTGTAGAAATTGCGTATGTACGTTATTCTCGAGAGCTGGAGGTGGAAAAAGAATGAAATGGAAATAAAACTTTCCTTCAGTTTCAGTACTTAAATAATGTGAAAGATCCTCTAAAATCATGTATAGCCGACTTTCTGTAGGTAAGGACTTATTGTCTTCTAATGAATGCTTTAAATAATTTAAATAATCCTCATAAACATACTCTACGGCAGAAAAAAATAGCGCATCTTTATTTTGATAGTGATTATAAATAGATGCTTTTTTAATCCCCACCTCGTCAGCAATGCGCGCTAAGCTTGCTCCTTCGTAACCATGTTCAGCAAAATGCTGCAGGGCTACGTGCAAAAGCTGTTCTGACGTTTTCATCGCCAACCTCCTTAAAACGTGATAAACTAAAACTAACGAACGGTAGTTAGTTCATTGTGTATTTTACCATTGAAAAAATGATGGAGCAAGTCATTTTATGGTTGAATGGTTGTAAATAATCCGGTCGTAACGTCGCCAAAAATAATGTTTTTCACAAAAAGAAAGAAGAGCGTACTTAATCAGTAAAATGTGTTAAAATACATAGTTGATTAAAGATAGTAATGTTAGCCACCTGCTAAAAGCAGGTGATGATTGTCGTAACGGAACATGGGGGAGTACGAGAATGTACAAAACACATACACTGAATGAAAAAATTAAGCTCTTACTTTTAGTCATGGGGCCGATCCTTGTGACACAAGTAGGGTTATATGCGATGAATTTTATCGATACGACGATGTCAGGGCGAGCAGGGGCAGAGGATTTAGCTGGTGTTGCTATCGGCTCAAGCCTTTGGGTTCCAATACTGACAGGTGTATCAGGAATTTTACTCGCTTTACCACCGATTATTTCTCAGTTAATGGGTGCGGAAAAAAAAGAAGGCGTATCCTTTTATGTGATTCAAAGTATTTATTTATCTCTTGCCATCTCACTTCTCGTTTTTTTATTGGGACTGGTTGCCGTCGAGCCAGTCCTAAATTTTATGGCATTAGAAGAGGAAGTGGCTTACATTGCTAAACATTATTTAATTGGTCTGGCTGTAGGCATGGTGCCGCTATTTATGTACAATGCTATACGAGGGTTTATAGATTCTCTAGGGCAGACGCGTGTCACGATGATCATTACTTTACTAGCGCTCCCCGTCAATTTTTTGTTTAATTATTTACTTATTTTCGGTAAAGCAGGCTTTCCAGAATTAGGGGGGATTGGAGCAGGTTATGCGTCAGCAGCTACGTATTGGTTTATCCTTATCGTGACGATTTACTTCGTTCATGCTGTTAGACCATTTAAAGGCTACAAAATATTCTCCACTTTTTACCGCCTGGATTTCACTGTTTGGAAGGAACTGCTATTGCTTGGCACGCCAATCGGGCTGACGATTTTTTTTGAAACGAGCATTTTTTCCGCAGTCACGCTTCTTATGAGCCAATTTAGCACCGTCATTATTGCCGCCCATCAAGCCGCGATTAACTTTGCAAGTTTGCTTTATATGCTGCCTATGAGTATGGCGTTTACATTAACGATTGCGGTCGGTTACGAGATAGGTGGGAAAAGGCTAGTAGATGCAAAAGCTTATACGAAGATCGGGATGGGTTTATCTGTAGCAATGGGCTTAGTGGCTTGTGTCATTATTTATGTTCTTCGTGAACCAGTCTCACTGCTTTATACCGTGGATTCGGAAGTGGCATTTTACATTCAGCAATTCTTGATTTACTCGATTTTCTTTCAGCTGTCTGATGCGATCAATACCCCTATACAAGGTATTTTGCGTGGCTACAAAGATGTTAATGTCCCATTCATACTGGCTCTTGTTGCTTTCTGGGGTGTTGGTTTACCAACAGGTGTTGTGCTTGCTAACTATACCGCTCTCGGACCTTATGGCTACTGGGTTGGATTAATCTTAGGTTTGGCCGTATGTGCGGCGTGTCTGGCCTTCCGCTTACTAAAAATTCAACGTAGCTTTGCCGTTCAGTTAAGCAATGGTTAAACACACCTTCTAAGGGGTTTGATTCATATGTGACGGTGGTACAAGTCACATATGACAACTCGCTTGGAGGGATGTGTATGTTTGGATGGGAGGATATCCCAACGCTTGTTATTTCATTACTGATTATACTTCCTATCGTGGCTTTTGTTCATGAGGCCGGGCATTTTCTCATGACCTACTTTTTTGGCGGGAAAATGAAGTTTATCATCGGTAGAGGGAAACTACTGTATAAAAATGGAGATTTTGAAATTCGTAGAGTGTATTTCCTTGATTCGTGGACTCAGTTGGAAGAATTAAATGTCAATAACCGTTGGACTCACGCGATTGTGTATCTCAGCGGATCATTATTTAATATCCTAACAGTGTTACTCGTTAACGGGCTTATTCATATTGAGGTTTTACCCCCACATTTATTTTTTTACCAATTTGTTTATTTCTCCTTGTACTATGTGTGCTTCGCCTTACTTCCTGTTGAATATGGGGAAGGGAAGCCGAGTGATGGGAAAGCGTTTTATGATGCGCTGAAATATGGACCAGAAAAAGGACCGCTCGATTAAGCGGCGGTCCTGTTGTAACATCTTGACGATGCTTAGCGACTGATATTTAAGGGAAAACATTATACAATGGAACATAGATATAATATTACAGGGGGGATATTATAATGAGAGAAGCCATTCAGACACTCATTCAAAAACAAAAACAATACTTTTATTCCGGAGAAACGAAAGGTCTTTCTTTTCGTAAAGCCCAGTTGACAAAACTAAAAGAAGCAATAAAGAAGCGTGAACAAGATATTATGGACGCTCTTAAAAAAGATTTAAATAAAGGTCAGCAAGAAGTATTTTTCACTGAGATAGGATTTCTTTATAGTGAACTAAAAGATATGATGAAAAATGTGGATTATTGGGCTGAACCTAGAAAAGTTAAGACCCCGATTAGCCATATGGGAGGAAAAAGCTACATATATAAGGAGCCGTATGGTGTGACATTAATTATCTCTCCTTGGAATTACCCTTTTCAATTATGTCTAGGACCTTTAATTGGGGCGCTAGGGGCTGGTAATACGGCTATCCTAAAGCCTTCCGAATTAACCCCTAATACAAGTACTGTGATTAGAGATCTCATAGTGGCTACCTTCCCTGAAGAGTATGTCGCTGTCGTTGAAGGAGACGTTGAGGTATCACAAGCACTTTTAAATGAAAAGTTTGATTACATTTTCTTTACAGGAAGCACATCGGTAGGGAAAAAGGTGATGGAGGCAGCAGCCAAACATTTAACCCCAGTAACCTTGGAGCTTGGCGGGAAAAGTCCTGCGATCGTGATGGAAGATGCTGACTTGAAATTAGCTGCTAAACGAATTGTCTGGGGAAAATTCATTAATGCCGGTCAAACTTGTGTGGCGCCTGATTATGTATTAGTCCATGAATC
The genomic region above belongs to Bacillus sp. A301a_S52 and contains:
- a CDS encoding MATE family efflux transporter; this translates as MYKTHTLNEKIKLLLLVMGPILVTQVGLYAMNFIDTTMSGRAGAEDLAGVAIGSSLWVPILTGVSGILLALPPIISQLMGAEKKEGVSFYVIQSIYLSLAISLLVFLLGLVAVEPVLNFMALEEEVAYIAKHYLIGLAVGMVPLFMYNAIRGFIDSLGQTRVTMIITLLALPVNFLFNYLLIFGKAGFPELGGIGAGYASAATYWFILIVTIYFVHAVRPFKGYKIFSTFYRLDFTVWKELLLLGTPIGLTIFFETSIFSAVTLLMSQFSTVIIAAHQAAINFASLLYMLPMSMAFTLTIAVGYEIGGKRLVDAKAYTKIGMGLSVAMGLVACVIIYVLREPVSLLYTVDSEVAFYIQQFLIYSIFFQLSDAINTPIQGILRGYKDVNVPFILALVAFWGVGLPTGVVLANYTALGPYGYWVGLILGLAVCAACLAFRLLKIQRSFAVQLSNG
- a CDS encoding nucleoside triphosphate pyrophosphohydrolase, whose translation is MPSYHKLVRDKIPEIIEMNGQKVMYRRISGEDFIKEAKEKLKEEMKEYLEAQNAEQAIEELADLLEIIYCLAERHGYSKAELESIRSDKSERRGAFHEGWFLETVGDDEW
- a CDS encoding aldehyde dehydrogenase, which translates into the protein MREAIQTLIQKQKQYFYSGETKGLSFRKAQLTKLKEAIKKREQDIMDALKKDLNKGQQEVFFTEIGFLYSELKDMMKNVDYWAEPRKVKTPISHMGGKSYIYKEPYGVTLIISPWNYPFQLCLGPLIGALGAGNTAILKPSELTPNTSTVIRDLIVATFPEEYVAVVEGDVEVSQALLNEKFDYIFFTGSTSVGKKVMEAAAKHLTPVTLELGGKSPAIVMEDADLKLAAKRIVWGKFINAGQTCVAPDYVLVHESRRRKFLKLLVHYTKKWFDEDARRRKPYPRIINERHVDRLAGLLKNTDKVFYGGAYDRDQRFVEPTIMMDVSMNDAVMAEEIFGPILPVLFYKYDYEIIETVRKRPNPLALYLFTEDKESERMVLSNLSFGGGCINDTIMHLATPYLPFGGVGESGMGAYHGKNSFDTFTHEKSIFKQTTAFDLPVRYGQSQTSMSALRKMWE
- a CDS encoding TetR/AcrR family transcriptional regulator codes for the protein MKTSEQLLHVALQHFAEHGYEGASLARIADEVGIKKASIYNHYQNKDALFFSAVEYVYEDYLNYLKHSLEDNKSLPTESRLYMILEDLSHYLSTETEGKFYFHFILFPPPALENNVHTQFLQFEKECDKLLAPLFQTLHNKNVHHTTVRERLDAFYCLLDGLATQMSYYDKETCDRKRQSSWKHFIAGFM
- a CDS encoding small multi-drug export protein, producing MIELLWQYILIFIMAATPWLEVLIVIPIGIGMGLHPLMVGIVSYLGNFLPIILIVYTLSFIKRARIYQQWQQKRQNKKRNRHMEGLSAKKQEERRLKEEKRSRRQQRAKSIFYSYGLPGLAFLGPLVTGIHLATIIALTLKANKRHTTIWMGVGLGVWTIGITVASYYSIDWIVNIVS